In Rattus norvegicus strain BN/NHsdMcwi chromosome 3, GRCr8, whole genome shotgun sequence, a genomic segment contains:
- the Adig gene encoding adipogenin — MKYPLVPLVNDLTLSFLVFWLCLPVSLLLFLMIVWLHFLLSQDSKEDDSDLCFNWEPWSKGPSESGCEGTFSGQEDRHHW, encoded by the exons ATGAAGTACCCTCTGGTGCCGCTGGTCAACGACCTCACactctctttcctggttttctggctCTGCCTGCCCGTGAGTTTGCTGCTGTTTTTGATGATCGTCTGGTTACACTTCTTACTTAGTCAAG attCAAAGGAAGATGATTCGGATTTATGCTTCAACTGGGAGCCTTGGAGCAAAGGACCATCTGAGTCTGGCTGTGAGGGGACATTTTCTGGCCAGGAGGACAGGCACCACTGGTGA